A stretch of the Deltaproteobacteria bacterium genome encodes the following:
- a CDS encoding AbrB/MazE/SpoVT family DNA-binding domain-containing protein — protein sequence METGTVFINNRTQAVRLPASTRFPDSVKRVQVRIVGKDRVLTPVESAWDSFFLNGIEATEDFLTERADQAQKEREQL from the coding sequence ATGGAAACCGGCACCGTCTTTATCAACAACCGAACCCAAGCCGTCCGACTCCCGGCCAGCACGCGCTTTCCGGACTCCGTCAAACGGGTCCAGGTCCGAATCGTGGGCAAGGACCGCGTCCTGACCCCCGTGGAATCGGCGTGGGACAGTTTTTTCCTGAATGGAATCGAGGCGACCGAGGACTTTTTGACCGAACGCGCCGACCAGGCCCAAAAAGAACGCGAACAGCTCTAG